The following are encoded together in the Zingiber officinale cultivar Zhangliang chromosome 8A, Zo_v1.1, whole genome shotgun sequence genome:
- the LOC122009065 gene encoding probable transcription factor KAN2 codes for MELFSAQPELSLQISPPSGSTPSTWRPKPGPGEESIEIGFWRNPAVDRNIKSSYSSEPAAFDLSLAGPQQHHHRQCHHQVPSEPGLHGISLLKPIKGIPVYNRSLHDLCDSSSTSNASSLFAPTHLGLLPRSSPSSRCYLPSRFFLGKRGMRAPRMRWTATLHTRFVHAVELLGGHERATPKSVLELMDVKDLTLSHVKSHLQMYRTVKNTDHRAALSSGQLDGIENGLAREVSDDNSPESPNLRTLGSYHRREVCFTGELATRNAAESVEEDMQANMFSELSPSKLNLEFTLGRPQ; via the exons ATGGAGCTGTTCTCGGCGCAGCCGGAGCTGTCGCTGCAAATCAGCCCGCCAAGCGGCTCTACACCATCGACATGGAGGCCGAAGCCAGGCCCAGGCGAGGAGAGCATTGAGATAGGCTTCTGGAGGAACCCGGCGGTCGACAGAAACATCAAGAGCTCCTACTCCAGCGAGCCGGCTGCTTTTGATCTCTCCTTGGCAGGCCCGCAGCAGCATCATCACCGCCAGTGCCACCACCAGGTTCCATCGGAGCCAGGACTCCACGGCATCAGCTTGCTGAAGCCCATAAAGGGAATACCGGTCTACAACCGCTCGCTGCATGATCTGTGCGACTCCTCTTCCACCTCCAACGCTTCTTCTCTCTTTGCTCCGACCCACTTGGGGCTGCTGCCGAGGTCGTCGCCGTCGTCGAGATGCTACTTGCCGTCGAGATTCTTCCTCGGAAAACGGGGGATGAGGGCGCCGAGAATGCGCTGGACCGCCACGCTCCACACCCGCTTCGTCCATGCCGTGGAGCTTCTGGGAGGCCATGAAA GAGCCACACCCAAGTCGGTTCTCGAGCTCATGGATGTCAAAGATCTCACCTTGTCCCATGTCAAATCTCACTTGCAG ATGTATCGGACTGTGAAAAATACCGACCACAGGGCAGCACTCTCTTCAG GTCAACTTGATGGGATTGAGAACGGGTTAGCCAGGGAGGTCTCTGATGACAACTCCCCTGAGAGCCCAAACCTGCGTACATTGGGATCATATCACAGAAG GGAAGTCTGCTTCACTGGTGAACTCGCCACAAGGAATGCTGCTGAATCAGTTGAG GAGGACATGCAAGCAAACATGTTTTCAGAGTTGAGTCCAAGCAAACTCAATCTCGAGTTCACGTTGGGTAGGCCGCAGTGA